One window from the genome of Labilithrix sp. encodes:
- a CDS encoding tetratricopeptide repeat protein, which produces MSLARILLACALVVALMGTAHAEPSAADVRVANTLYRTGVAEAAKERWAEALDAFSRAHALYPSSTIILANLAGAEVKTGDIVAGVEHYRQCLKRGDLTKEEAALVEGAMKKAEPRLAHVRIDVAAATAADRVEVDGAVLAPAALGVDYPVNPGKRSITATRPGWEPAHLTVTLAEGASENVSIVLQPKPAPDKPVVTTPERPRERPITSSPWFWVIAGVVVAGATTATLCVTVFCRADDPYRGSVPGIVLP; this is translated from the coding sequence ATGTCGCTCGCCCGGATCCTCCTCGCTTGCGCGCTCGTCGTCGCGCTCATGGGCACCGCGCACGCGGAGCCGAGCGCAGCGGACGTCCGCGTCGCGAACACGCTCTACCGGACCGGCGTCGCCGAGGCGGCGAAGGAGCGCTGGGCGGAGGCGCTCGACGCGTTCTCCCGCGCGCACGCGCTCTATCCGTCGTCGACGATCATCCTCGCGAACCTCGCCGGCGCGGAGGTGAAGACCGGCGACATCGTCGCGGGCGTCGAGCACTACCGGCAGTGCCTCAAGCGCGGCGACCTCACGAAGGAGGAGGCCGCGCTGGTCGAGGGCGCGATGAAGAAGGCGGAGCCGCGCCTCGCGCACGTCCGCATCGACGTCGCCGCCGCCACCGCCGCCGATCGCGTCGAGGTCGACGGCGCCGTGCTCGCGCCCGCCGCGCTCGGCGTCGACTACCCCGTGAACCCGGGAAAGCGCTCCATCACCGCGACGCGGCCCGGCTGGGAGCCCGCGCACCTCACCGTCACCCTCGCCGAGGGCGCGTCCGAGAACGTCTCGATCGTGCTCCAGCCGAAGCCGGCGCCGGACAAGCCCGTCGTCACGACGCCGGAGCGCCCGCGCGAGCGGCCGATCACGAGCTCGCCGTGGTTCTGGGTGATCGCCGGCGTGGTCGTCGCCGGCGCGACGACGGCGACCCTCTGCGTCACCGTCTTTTGCCGCGCCGACGATCCTTACCGCGGCAGCGTCCCGGGCATCGTGCTGCCGTAG